The stretch of DNA TGTATTGCTATTTTCTACTACTATAAAATTAAAACCATTTATATGTAGAGATGCAGTAGTTGGTGATCAAAATTGGCTAAAATTCAGACGATTGCTGACTATGGCAAAACTTGAGAATGATCAATCTGAAACTCAGAAATCTCATTTTGTTCTCTTTCCATGAATGCACCACTATCAAAAAACAATTAAGAAACTGACATTTCTCCGGATCCCTTAGCTCACCAGGGttagacaacatctgtcctgtcagaaacagatcagttcctgcagtgaaccctactccctggtttaacgaTGACATTCACAGCCTGAAGCTCCAATGCAGAAAGTTTGAGCGCTTGTGgaggaaaacccatctccacatccatctgctgcatctaaaggatcttctgacaccctttaactctgcagtcagagacgctagggtttcctatttctccaacctggagtcccagagcaaagggaaccccaaggtgctgtttaacaccatcagcagcatcgtctctcctgcctctcctactttctccatccactctgttgtagactgtgagaactttctgtctttctttgtggacaagtcaataaggttagatctagcatctctccttcagccttatcgccgcctctcccgactccaaccaggcccatcatcctagatagcttttctcctgtttctttgcctgagttaaccaaactagttaactctatgaagacctctgcatgccccctccacatcttaccctcatctttgtttaaaagtgcttttcagtccatcggtcccagcgtgctctctataattaatgcttctctggtttctggtcaggtccctgcttactttaagaatgctgtaatccacccgcttcttaaaaaaccgagtctcgacccctctctccatagcagcttcagacccatctctaaacttctgttcatctccaagatcttagaaaaggttgtggctaaacaactcacagctgctcttgatgaacataacatctatgatagcttccagtcaggtttttgtagagctcattctactgaaacagctcttcttagggtctctaatgaccttctgactcgcagtgatgcaggggactgttctgttctggtcctgctggacctgactgcagcctttgacactgttgaccatcacctgctacaggagaggctgagagactgggtaggcctatcagggtcttctctggagtggttctcctctcatctgtctgagcgttccttctctgtggccgtctccaagttttgcTCCTCAcctttacccatggtgtcccgcaatgttctgtgctggggcctctactcttcctcctctatctgtttcctcttcagcacatcctgagctccttcaaaggaatctcctaccatctttatgcagatgacatccaactgtacatctcctttaagccccatgagatgtctaagctgcagctgttacacacctgcttagactttatcaaaacctggatggctgggagctttctacagctgaatgaagataagactgagatcctcatctgtgccccagacaagctggttcccaaagtcagagactctcttggtcagcttgcttctcacaccaaaccttctgtcaggaatcttggtgtgacctttgacccagctctcatcctggattctcatgtcagttctcttgttcgctcttccttcttccatctcaggaacattgctaagctgagtcccattctgtcccgctctgaacttgagacagttctccacaccttcatctcctcacgcttagactactgtaactatcttttcacgtgtctgagcagaacctccctgaaccgtctacaggtggttcagaacgcctgtgctcggcttctgaccaagtcctccaaacacacccacatcaccccgcttctcctccagcttcactggctgccgattaacttcagggttcatttcaagatcctggttctggtttttagggccttacatggacaagcaccatcttacattgataatcttcttagtccctacacccccagcaggtccctgaggtccagtgatcaaagcctactggttgtgcaatgcaccaggctaaagaccaaaggtgacagatcatttgctgctgtggcccccagactctggacctctcttcccctgagcctgagatcagtggactcagtggtctcctttaaaaagcagctgaaaactcacatgttcaagctggcttttgtgtgaccttcttcaccaccctctccttactctgctctttctaccaattctgccctttccaagatccactgatttccctctttactATTCATTTCCTCTTTCCCTTCCCttgcatttttaatcacaatctttatttttttctaattaaaccATATTTAAAATGACTTTTAATAGAATTGTTtgcatttttaattttttgttcttgtgaagtgcctcatgatttttatctagagaggaacAACTTAAAAGATAATTTATTTTCTAATTTGTGCTAGCAGTAACAAATAATCTGTGTGGATGTTTTTACATCTAGAAACGTAACTTTGGAGTGCATCAGAAATCAGCATATAAAGCTGTACAAGAATGCCAAGTTGGTATCGGCCCTGAAAACCAGAATTATTGCCAAATCACCCATATCAGCTAGGAATCATAATTACATTGATTTTATTCAAGTTTTGATATTTGTTCTCCATTTAACAGCATAAATTCTAGgttgtgtgtttatttttttatttgactggCTACCTGTTTGCAGTCTGAAGACTCATGAATGAAACTGAGGGGAAGAGGTGCATCACAAGTTAACTCTGACACTGTGGTTTGGCCACCGCTCCCTCTGCCAAAGGACATTTTACTCCCCATGTCAAAAGCCTGTAGGTTAAAGCAAACATTTTCAGTAACACAGTGCCTGGTATGTGCCATCTAAAAATctccaaaacaacaacaaaaaaaacatctCAATAATGAACCAACTGCATGCATGATGGTCTGTGAATGTTGatcaaaagaaaacaacaactcTTCTGGCACAATCCCAACGTGCAAAATTGATTAATACTTAGAAAAAGTCTGCGCATACCTCTAGGTTGTTATTCTGCACACAAAGCACacgcttttcaaaataagacgtgCTAAACAAAAGCAAACAAACGATTGAGCATTTCAACATGCACTCCAGTTTGATcagaacatacacacacacacatgcgccaaCGAACATGGGGTTACGATCGTCTGAAAGCTACTCTTGCTGGTTAAAGCCACGTTTTTAGCCTCGTTTACACCAGAAGCTAATGAAAGCACGTCTAATGAAAGTGGGGCTAGTTGCAGGCCACGCAGCTAGCTGCGCTAATTAAGCATGACACACCGGACGTACCAAACCGTTAACTCCGGTTTGCTTTAACGAGTAACGACTTTCATAACTAATGAGGTGTGCGGACACCATTTCCTAACACCAGCAACACAAGTTAAAGGGTAAATACAAAGTGCTTGCCTGTGTGTTGAAGAGTCGAGGCAGCTTTCTGCGTTGCTTGCGCCGACTGCTGCTCTTTCTAGCACCGGCTAATCCGAACCTCCGTGGCTGTGAAGTCACTTTCACCGGGAGACATCGACCTGGGAACCGAGCTGTTAGCTCCGAGTTCGTTTTGAAGTAATTTTCGGTATTTTGGGAAACTCGGTTCCTTGCACAAAGCAGAATAACACACGTTAATCACCACAGCGCGGAGACTTCAGTTCGCCTCGGAAATATCACAATTTAGAATAAACCTTAGACGCGCGAAGTTTTCCAAGTACACCCGAGAAGTACAAGATTAAATGTTAGTTCGAAGTCCCATCAAATTATAGGTGAACGATGTAAGACCTATACTCTAAACTCACACTAACATTATTTGTGAACCTAGTTAAAATTCGAAATGGGATTAGATGAAAAATGTGAATATTGCACAGATTTTTCTCAAGTCGGTACAGTCACATTTATTATAAATAGGCAGTTATAGAACATAAACCTTAATTTGCTCGGAAAAAAATCTAAACCATGTGATCAACACGTACTTATTGATAGATCCTTTTATTCCTAGTCCTCTGCCGTCATTTTACTCGTTAATATTTGTATGTGGCCTCAAAAGTTTCCAAAAGAAGCATAACATTTTTGTGTGAAGGCAACATTTAGAAATGGGACATGTTAAGGACACAAACTTATGCAGATTTTAATTAAATTTGTGTATTGTATATTCTTTGGGTAATTTTATTACGTAACGCTCAGTGGACAAATTTGGTACTACCAACGTGTTCAACTCatgttgatgacatcatcattaaTGGACTCAAGTAAACTGCGCACCCTGCTGGATTAACACATAATAATAAACCATAGACAAAAACAATCTAATAAACCAAGAAGTTGGGGAATCTCCATCACAACAGACTTATAACTCCATTAATTCAAATGAAGCTTGTTTACAACGCCATGCAGAGGTTTTAAACTACTTTAATGTTCCCAGCAGCCATGTTTTCAGTTTTCTTTTAAATTTCCCATCATTTCTACTGCAGTTCAGGTACCTGACTGACAGCATATGTAGTTTGATAATTTTGAATAAAGTACATTCTACAGCTGCTTAAGTGTAACTCCTTGACAGGAGAAAATCCCATGAGAAAACTTAATATGAATCTACAATAAGTCCATTAATTTCATATTTGTGCCAAACTGGTATTTATCTGGGTAATAGAAAATAAATGATACTTTATTTTGATCTATAATAGTGGTTAAATATAATCCATGTGACATAATATTTCCCATCTCATTTCATGGCAAAAGACAGTTTATTTAAGttgtataaaaaaaattaaaaagctaCAAGTTTGAAAATATACTTTAATGCCTTATATGGTGTATCAATAAACTTCAACAATCTGGCGTGAACACACAAGGAATTAGGGCGGAGTCCCACAGGTTCACAACACATTCCCGTCCTACTAAAACAGAATGAAAACACAGAAACAAAGACTATTATACAGTAACTGGTTATCTCATCAAACACAGAAAAGCTATGCACGAGTTTCAGTGAATAACACAGTTCCATTCTAGGGGCAACATTACACTCTTGTGGAATCATTACTTTACCGTCATACTAATCTGAACAAAAACGCATTAGCAGTACTACTCTCGGACTTTAAAAGCAGTGAGCCATTCAACACTTTAGTTGCCTTGTTTTTTAAGCCAAAGCACCCGCAGATGACCCATCAACTCTTGATGGGTACAGATGAGGTCACTTGGTAAATCACCTCAGCAGGTTTTTCTGACCCACCCTCAACAATGTaacagtcatcatcatcatcatcatccaccaCTGTGTTCCCATTTACAGGAACGTCAGACTTTCCTTTGTCCAGATTGACGGGTGCAATTGGGTTCTTCTTTGCGCTAACAGAGGGTGAACATTCTGGCTTCTTGTTGCCGTTTACCTGGACAGAAATGGGTCTCACTGCTGGCCTAGTGATTCTCTGCTGCGATTTGCCAGCCATCAAATGCTTTGCCATAAACTCCTGTGCTTTGATACATTTGTGCCTTTGAAGTATCAGAGGGGTTTTGAAAGGCAGATGACAGACCCGACACTTGAACTCAGCATCGGCATCCAGTGGAGCTTGGTTTGCAGGGCCTGGGAGGTCTGCATTTGAAGAGACAGAATGTTTCTGACCGTTTTGGTTGAGTTCATTGGAGTTTGAACTCTTGGAGGCACCAGCAACAGCCTTGATCGCAGTGGGATTCTGGCGCTTTGCCGGCAAAAGTGTACGGACTGGAGCCCCTTGAGTAATGTTACCTTTGTATGTTTTTATATTAATGTTTTTCTTCGGTGAGGTGGTACGAGACACTTGAACACCTTTACCAGGTGTAGTAGGACTGTGATTTTTAAGCTGCCCAGCAGAAGTAGCCAAACGTTGCTGAGCAAAGAGATTTTTTCTTACATTTGGTGACTTAAAATGTGGTGGTTTAGCCGTGATGAGCCTGAATTTGCTGTTACTTGTTGGGGAGGTACAAGTATGGAAGCGAGGCACAAACTTTCTACTAGAGAGCAAGAGGCCACAACCTATACATCCACAAACTTTATCTGCGACGTGCGAGTTGCTGTGGGAAGTGAGAGAGACCTTCGACATAAAACCCTGTCCACATTTGCCACACGTGTATGGCTTTGGAAACTTGCGAATTGGTTTCAAAAGCACAACTGGCTGATAAAGTGTCCAGAGATCCACAGTCGGTGCACCAGCACTTGAAATAGTTTTCTGTGTGTCTTTTGCAGAGGGGAGAGTATTTGAAAGAGATGCTTCAGACAGACTGGGGTTCATCTCAGGTACTTGTTTAACATTCAGAGTCCTCACAGAATTTTGTGAAGTATTAGCTGAAGTGTTGCGTCCTGAAACAGATGGTGCACTCCAAATAACATCGCCTTTCTGCAGCCTTTTGAGTTTCGCCTCCTCCTCTTTGTACTTCTCAAACCTGCGCTTCTTTATGACTCTATGATCAAGCGCTTGATGCCCTGGTTCATGTGTGTCGCTGTGCTCCAGCATGTCATTGTACAGAGTAAACTCTGTTCCACAAGAGCAAATGAAACTTGTTTTGGGACACACATGGTCCTCCAGGCATTTTCGATTAGCGAATATCTGCTCACAGTTGAAGCAAACATGTCCCCTATCCATAAAGTCTTCAGTGACACCATCCATCAGGAAGATCTGCTGCATCTTGTTTACGCTCTTCATAACCAGGCTGGGCTTGGAGGTGTGATCACTGCTGATGTTGAGCCCTCTAGATCACCTTTGCTGCTGAAAGAAATAATATAACAAGCAGAGGGAGGGAGGGGTAACAGTACAAACAGAAAATGGTTGGATTTAAACACACCAATAAATTAATAATGTACTGCATAAAATCATCAGCAAATTAAATAATCTGATGCGACAAATAAGTACAACTCATGACATGAATCGAACAAATATGTAAACAAAGTCTTAATAAAGACGAGCAGCTAACCCACTCTCATCTGAACCGCTTTTCTTCAATATGATCTCAGGGAGCTGGTGCCTAACGTCAGCAGTTATCTGGGAAGTGGCGGGGGacatcctggacaggtctccaatcCATTACAGGAACATACATAGAGAACCATTCCCACTCACTTATACTTCAGTGTCCCATTAACCGAATATGCACGTTTTTGGTCAGGAGGAAGCCGCAGCAGAAAccccacgcatgcatgaggaaAACATGCTAACTCCGGACAGAAAGGCCACAGTCGGGATTCAAACGGGAGATCTTTCCGCTGCAGGGAATCAAAGCTACCTGCAAATTCATCATGCTACCCACGGTGCAACAAGATGGAAATTATATCGTTTTAGGACTTTAGAAAGGGTTACACAAACCGACTAATCGTCTCAGATTTATATGCCACATGGGAGACACAAAGTATGAAGTGAAATCTCCTTTACATACATTAAATCAGGCTTAGAAACCGGACAGAAAAATAATCCATCACGGGTTGCTTGATTTATGTAGCGTGAAGAAATCTGAAGCACAGGAAAAACAATTTGGCCTCCTCATCCAATAACTGTTGTAAAAAGGCACAAAAACTTATGAACGTCCTCTCTCTTCACGTAAACCAAATTTGGATTCAACCATCGCCCAATAACAGAAACAATGAGATACTGTATTGGTTACATTTCGCTAAACAAGTATTTATAAGATATGTTGGGTATAAACAAGGTTTATTAACGGTCTATAAACGCGGGATAGCCTCGTTATTAGCACGGTATGCTAACGTTAGCCTGAACTGGCTCGCCGACGTTTTAGCGTCAACTTACCTTCACGTAAAAGTGAGAATGAATCAGAACCGTGACATAGCGTGAACAGGACGATGTTACAGTTAGTCTAATGTCGTTCCGTTGGACATCTACTTCTTGCCTCTCTCACCGGTGTTAGCACAGGCAGGTAGCTGTTTTCTCTTCCCTCATTCTAAACAAGAGGAGGGGGAGAGGAAACGTTTTCTTCTGCAGAGCGCGCCTTTCAGCAGCGCTACATCCGACTACCCCACAGTATACTGCCACCTCCCGGAGGTATTTCAAACAGATCATTTTTCCACCCCAACATTTCTGATGATTTCGAAGGTGCaaccataaaataaattaaattgcAATTAAATTGTCAGATTTTTTCAACACAGATGCACCACTTCTGGGATGACACAgatttactaaataaaaacaagagtATTTTTTGAGAAATTACTTTGATGAAATATTTTAGGATGTGCCATTTTGACTTGTGATATTATTTCTCCAATGTTTTCCAGCCTAGCAAAGGAAAATGCTGATTATGGAACCTTTACTCGATAGATCAGTGGTCCTAATTGGAATGATGCTGCTTTATATCTTAAATTACATAACACCTGACATTTTGTTTAGAAATTGTTTGAACATGTTTCAGGCTTCATGTATCGTTATTCAATAATATACTCTTTTGCACAAGTTTTGTCACCATGTCTTATTTTGAGacatttaaaatggttttgaTAAAATTGTGGGGTTTATTTGTAATGGATTCTCTTCCATTTTGGTTACCCCTTGCCTGTAATGTCTTACTATCAAATCTTTGATAAATAACTATAAGTTATTATGATAGTTTGAATCAGTTATGTTAACTGAGAAATTTTTAAAATTCCCCATCAGTACATTTATGAGTAAATTTAAATGTCATAAAATACCATGTATGATACCACCGCAATCAGTGatatttacacacacatatatgtatatatatatatatacatatatgtatatatatgtatatatacatatatgtatatatacatatatgtatatatacatatatgtatatatacatatatatatatacatatatgtatatatatatatatatacacacacacatttaaatatacacacacatgggATTTACCTAAAGTTGCTGGCAACTgtattttttctttaaatgtcAAATACAGGTAATGTTAGCAATATTTATGTTTTCTTTGCATCCCAAATAACGCATTTAGTAAGAAATCTTTCATTTAAATTAAAACTTCAATATATCTAAACTCTTTGAAAACCTAATAAATTCATATTTGAAAAAATAACCAAAGTAGAAAATATCTGGATGTGCATGTTTGTTATTCTTCGCTAAATATTAAACGGACCAAAATTACTTTAACCTACTACTCCCAACGATCGTATTTTAGTGACTTTGTTTAAACAAACGAAATTACAAAAGGTCATGAGAGCTACAGCTAGAATGTAGATATACTATTAAACTCACATTTTTAACCACAAACTTGAACCTTTCTTGAGCTGCATCTAAAAGCTGAACCTTAAGTCTTAGAATATTAAACATTAAAGCTGAATGTCTTTAGATCTGCTTTAGAGTTGTGCATTTTTTTCTCTCATTGAAAAAAAGCTAACGTTGACCAAATGTTCATAAAACAACTTTCTTCAATTATAGGATTCTTGTTAGTTCCAGCTCTGCATTTcattaaatcaacatttttttattgtaaatgAAACATTATTTTCACACTTAAACCAGGATGTTTTCCAGACTCCTATTTATTAACACCAAGAACAACAAAAAGCTACTTCACTATGAAGGAAGCTTGATAACCAAACCTCATTTCAACATTTACAGGCTAATGTGGCTGAAGAATAAAAGACCTGACTAGGAAAAtctaaaatgtacaaataatcaaAGCTGCTGTTTTTATAGTGACAAGATGGGCTTACTTCTTAAATGTATTCAAAAACATTTGTGGCTGTGCAATGTCCAAACAACTCCTGCAATGTGAACATCAGGAACAACAGTAACACAGGGATCGAAGTAGAGTAAAATGGACTCTTgtctttatttatatatttactaCTTCATTTTCCACCCTTTTCAGTAAAAACGAGCATCATTAGGAAGTCTGTGGTTCTTGTGTTTTAGGCAGAGTTTCCAATCAGGATGCGATGAATCCTCCTGCGGTGGTTCTTGAGGGATTTCAGGCTCGGGTAGGTCCCCTGACAGACGTCACACTGATAGGATTCAGACTGCTTGTGAGTCAGCATGTGTTTCTCCAGACTGTCCATTGTCCCGAACCAGCGAAGACACACGGGGCAGCGAACTGGCTTGATGGCAGGTTTGCATGTTCCACTTCTCTGGTGGAACATTAGACTGAGTGTATTTGGAAAGTCTGCATTGCAgtgggaacagtggaaggttttagGTGGATTTGAAACTCGCACGCCTTTGCAGCGATTCCAGGAAATGTGCCTTCGCAAGGAACAGCGGGATGCAAAAGTATTACCGCATCTAGTGCACACAATCCGCTGTGTTTTGGCTGGACGAGAAATTAGCTCTGGGTGTGGTGGTTCCTGTGGAGGGTTCAGTGGAGGCGGCAGCACTGACTGGgtcagcagctgctgctgctgctgctgttgctgttgctgctgctgttgttgctgctgctgctgctgttgttggggctgctgtattCTGACTAAAATAGGCTGTGATCGCTTTGGCTGTAATCCCTTCATCAGCTGGTGATGAGGATGCATATGAATCTGCAAATGAACCTCATATTGAGCCCAGGAATTAACTGTTTCTCCACAAGTTGGACATGTGTACGATTCTTGTGCATGCTTTTGCAAATGCTCCAGGAGGAGCCTTGGAGACGTAAATCCGACCCCACACTCACATGTCACCCTTCTTGGGAGTACAGAAGGCAGGGACATAATGCCCCAGTTTCCCGAATCATCCCTCTGGGTTTGACAGTCTGCTGCATCGCCTGTTAAGTTCTGCTGCACCGTCACTCTCTCCGCACCAGACATGGTTCGCTGGAACTGACACCTCTTTCTGTGAGCCATCATGTTATCTTTGCGATTGAAGTACTTCCCACagaaaaaacaggaaaacatTGGTTTTACAAAACCAGAATTTAGTGTGATGGCACCCTGGCTTGGAATCGGAGCTAC from Nothobranchius furzeri strain GRZ-AD chromosome 5, NfurGRZ-RIMD1, whole genome shotgun sequence encodes:
- the LOC107378642 gene encoding zinc finger protein 615 gives rise to the protein MKSVNKMQQIFLMDGVTEDFMDRGHVCFNCEQIFANRKCLEDHVCPKTSFICSCGTEFTLYNDMLEHSDTHEPGHQALDHRVIKKRRFEKYKEEEAKLKRLQKGDVIWSAPSVSGRNTSANTSQNSVRTLNVKQVPEMNPSLSEASLSNTLPSAKDTQKTISSAGAPTVDLWTLYQPVVLLKPIRKFPKPYTCGKCGQGFMSKVSLTSHSNSHVADKVCGCIGCGLLLSSRKFVPRFHTCTSPTSNSKFRLITAKPPHFKSPNVRKNLFAQQRLATSAGQLKNHSPTTPGKGVQVSRTTSPKKNINIKTYKGNITQGAPVRTLLPAKRQNPTAIKAVAGASKSSNSNELNQNGQKHSVSSNADLPGPANQAPLDADAEFKCRVCHLPFKTPLILQRHKCIKAQEFMAKHLMAGKSQQRITRPAVRPISVQVNGNKKPECSPSVSAKKNPIAPVNLDKGKSDVPVNGNTVVDDDDDDDCYIVEGGSEKPAEVIYQVTSSVPIKS